Genomic segment of Arcobacter sp. LA11:
TTTACAAAGAAGACATCAAAAAGTTATTGAAGAATCTCCTGCGATTTTATTAAATGATGAAACAAGAGCTCATTTACATGCTGTAGCAGTAAAAGCAACTAAATATTTAGAGTATGAAGGTGCTGGAACTTTTGAATTTTTAGCAGATGATAAACAAAATATCTACTTTATGGAAATGAATACAAGACTTCAAGTTGAACATCCAGTTTCAGAAATGGTATCAGGACTTGATATTGTTGAATGGATGATTAAAGTAGCTGAAGGTGATGAATTACCACCTCAAGAAAAAATTAAATTCAGAGGTCATGCTATTGAAGTTAGAATCACAGCTGAAGACCCTAGTTCATTTTTACCTTGTCCTGGACGGGTAAAACAATGGATGGTTCCTGGTGGAAGAAATGTAAGAGTTGATTCTCATGTTTATGCCGGATATGATGTGCCTCCATATTATGACTCAATGATTGGAAAACTAATTGTTTGGGGAAGAGATAGAGAAAAAGCTATAAATATTATGAAAAGAGCTCTTAATGAATTTGAAGTAGAAGGAATTAAAACTACAATTCCTTTCCATCAAAAAATGATGGAAAACAAAGATTTTATTTCAAACAACTACGATACAAAATACTTAGAAGGTTACAAAAGCCTTGATCAATTATAAAAAGGGTAGGCAGAAGCCTACTTTTTTTATAAAAGCTTAAATTTATATTAATTTAGATATAATCCGCGAAATCATACACATTTATATACTATATTTACTTTGAGTTTCGAATTTCAAAGCCTGCTTTATTAATGTAAGCAACCAGTTTTTTAACTAAAATTTATTTAGAATCAGAAGTTATAACCGTGTATTTTTTAAATCTTAATATACCGCGATGGTATAAATACACGTAAAGAGCAACTTGTTGCTCCCCTTAAGGTTACCTTTTTAAATATGTTTTAAAAAGGATACCTTCGAGTTTGTTTCTTTAAGTGGAATTTATTTCACTGTTAAAAGAAATTGAAAATATAGTCCCTTTGTAAGGTAACCTAAAAAAATGTAAATTTTTTCAGGAACCTTTTTATGGGACATTTAAAAAGGTAACAAATGACTTTTAAAGACTTTAATTTTAAAGCAAATTTACAAAAATCGATCGATGATGCAGGTTTTAAAGAACCAAGTCCTATCCAAAAAGATGCTATTCCTGTAGTTTTACAAGGTAAAGATATTGTTGGTCAAGCACAAACAGGAACTGGTAAAACAGCAGCATTTGGACTTCCTATTATTAATATGATGAAAGGAAACAAAGGTGTTGAAGCTGTAGTTATTGTTCCAACAAGAGAACTTGCTATGCAAGTATCTGACGAATTATTTAGATTTGGTAAAAACTGTGGTGTACATACAGCAACTGTTTATGGTGGGCAATCATATAATATGCAGTTAAGAAATATTGATAGGTCATCAATTATTGTTGCAACACCAGGAAGATTAATTGACCTTTTAAAAGGTAAGAAAATTAATATTAGTCCTTCATATGTTGTTTTAGATGAAGCGGATGAGATGTTAGATATGGGATTTTTAGATGATATTAAAGAAATCTTTACATATATTCCAAAAGAGAGACAAACATTACTTTTCTCAGCAACTATGCCACAAGCAATTAAAAAACTTGCTCAAAATATTTTAGTAGAACCTGAATTTATTACAATAACTAAATCAGAAGTTACTAACTCAAAAATTACTCAATCATTTTACGTAGTAGACGAATATGAGAGAGATGATGCGCTAATTAGATTATACGATTTTAAAAATCCTGAAAAATCTATCATTTTCTGTAGAACAAAAAAAGAAGTTGATAGATTATCTACTTATTTAGTATCTCAAGGTCATAGTGCAAAAGGTCTTCATGGTGATATGGAGCAAAGACAAAGAGAAGAAGTAATTAAATCATTTAAAAAAGGTACATTAGAAGTTCTTATTGCAACTGATGTTGCGGCACGTGGACTTGATGTAAATGATGTATCTCACGTATTTAATTATCACTTACCTTTTGATTCAGAGTCTTATGTACATAGAATTGGAAGAACTGGACGTGCAGGAAAAGAAGGTGTTGCAGTTTCAATTGTAACTCCACATGAATTTAGAATGATTCAAAAAATTCAAAAAACAACTGGTGGAAAATTAGAAGCAAAAGTTGTTCCAAATATTAACTCTGTAAAAGAGAAAAAAACAAATACATTAAAATCAAAAATTGGTAATCAAAAAGTTTATGATTCTGGAATTGATTTAGTAGAATCTTTAAAAGAAGATTTTGATTTATCAACTATTGCTCATAAATTAGCATCAATTTTAACAAACGCTACTTATGTAAAAGGTAGCAATTATATTGGTAAGTCAGAAACAGATATTGAAAGATTATTTGAAAGATTAAAAAATGATTCTGGCGGAGATAGAGATTCAAGAGGTCGAGGTCGTGGCCGAGGTGGATATAGAGGCGGAAACAGAAATGGTGGTCGAGGTGGAAACAGAGGCGGTAGATCTGGTGGAAGTCGTGATGGAAACAGAGGTGGTAGATCTGGTAATCGAAACGGTAACAGAGATAATAGAAGAGGTTAATCCCTCTTCGTCATCTACTATTTGTAGTGTTTTTTTAAAGCTTTCTTAGCTTTTTTATATGCTGCTTTTGTGTCTCTTCCAAATCCTCTAAAGGCACCATCTTTATTAAAAAACTCAACAATTTTTAAATTCCCTTTTTTTATATGTAGAACTCTAAAAACATCAAACTCTTTTTTTATTTTGGCAATCTTTGGAAAATCATCAGTAGTTAAAATATGAATACTCATTTTTACTCCTTTTATATATTTTCTCTATAATTTATAGGTATTCTATAGAAAAAAAATAAAAATGTCAAGAAAGTTTTTAAATTAATCAAATTTTTTATGAAAAATTTTACAAATTTGTAAATTTACAGAGAATATAATATAGAGAATTTAAATAATTTAACTATTTTAGTAATAAATAGTTTAAGCTTACTTAAAGGTTTTGTAAATAAAAACCCAATATAATCCTACGAAATTTAGATTACAAATCGGTTACAAAAAAGGGATATTTTGGATATAAATACGATTGACACAATTGATAAGGCAACTGAGAAAACACTTC
This window contains:
- a CDS encoding DEAD/DEAH box helicase, giving the protein MTFKDFNFKANLQKSIDDAGFKEPSPIQKDAIPVVLQGKDIVGQAQTGTGKTAAFGLPIINMMKGNKGVEAVVIVPTRELAMQVSDELFRFGKNCGVHTATVYGGQSYNMQLRNIDRSSIIVATPGRLIDLLKGKKINISPSYVVLDEADEMLDMGFLDDIKEIFTYIPKERQTLLFSATMPQAIKKLAQNILVEPEFITITKSEVTNSKITQSFYVVDEYERDDALIRLYDFKNPEKSIIFCRTKKEVDRLSTYLVSQGHSAKGLHGDMEQRQREEVIKSFKKGTLEVLIATDVAARGLDVNDVSHVFNYHLPFDSESYVHRIGRTGRAGKEGVAVSIVTPHEFRMIQKIQKTTGGKLEAKVVPNINSVKEKKTNTLKSKIGNQKVYDSGIDLVESLKEDFDLSTIAHKLASILTNATYVKGSNYIGKSETDIERLFERLKNDSGGDRDSRGRGRGRGGYRGGNRNGGRGGNRGGRSGGSRDGNRGGRSGNRNGNRDNRRG